TCTGCCTCCTCACCACCCGCCCTCTGCTCAccgcgcgccgccgtcgccgccctgctCGTCGCGTGCCGGCCTGGGCGTGCCCGAGCCGCCGCGGGGCGAGCTCAAGGAGCGGTGGCGCCCGGCCGCTTCCTCCTTGCCCGCCACGCGTCCTCCTCGTCAAGGAGCAGAGGTGCTTGGGGTGGACACGGCTGGAAATATTTGCCCCCCAAGCCAAAAACTTGCGTCGGCCCAGCCCGAGCTGGACGAAAAAACGTCCCTGGGCGGCACAACGGATGCTCTTATAAGTTGGAAAATGTTCAAAATATTAACCTCAGTAATATATAAAAAGTTGGCACGGCAGGAAGGCGAACGATTTCAAGCGACTTGCACGGACTGGCAGGCTACGGCGAGCGACGATTAGAGGCGACGGCGCCAGGTCTGGTGGAAAGATAATGGAAGGAATCAGGAAGCTAGCTTTCAAGCTTCCAATCGCACGTGCAATGAATTTTGGAAATCAGGCGTTGATGCACTGGTATACATGCGCTCTGAACAATAGAGAAAAATTCCAGGTAGACAATCTATCTTGTTACAAACAATGACAGATATTTCTTTGCAGTCACTTTCTTTCTGCGTAGCGCTGTCGGAGCGACCTCTACTTCCTCCACCTTGATGGACACCGTCATCGCAGCGACCGCAGGAGGAGAAGCGGGGGGACGGGCGTCCGCAGCCATGGTGGCGAACCAGGGCAACTTGAGCGCGGCGGCCGCCGTCAGCCGCTTGTCGGGATTGCAGGCGAGCAGGCCGCTCAGGACCTCAAACCCCTCCTCGGACAGCGTATCCTCCGGGAACAGCTCTCGCAGCCTGCTCCGCTGCACCGTCGGCAACTGTGGCGGCAGCACCGCGTCCGCGAACGGCAGGGACGTGAACCCCGGCCAGGTTGTGTCGTCCTGCATTCCGACCACTTCAAAGATCCTTCGGAGAAGGCAGGTCGAGTTGTCCTCGTCGAACAGCCTCTCGCCGGAGATGGTCTCCGCCATGACGCACCCAAGCGACCACGAGTCCACCAGGGCGTCGTAGTCCCGCTTTCCTAGCAGCATCTCGGGGGCTCGGTACTTGCCCGTGCCGGCCGGCCGGTACGGCGGCGCCTCCGACATGGACAGGGCGACCCCGAAGTCGCAGAGCTTGAGCGTCCCTTCCCCTTCTCCGACGATTATGTTGGCCGGCTTGATGTCGCGGTGGACGACGTGGCGCCGGTGCATCTCGGTGGCCGCCGAGAGGAGCTGCCACATGAAACCCCGCACCGTGGCCTCCGGGAGCCCGCCGCGGCCGCGCCTCTCCGTCAGGAGGCGGTGGAGGCTCTGCCCTTGGACGTACTCCATGACGAGGCAGagctcgtcggtgacgtagtcccgCACGACGCCGCGGAAGCCGACGATGTGCGGGTGGCCGCCGCACGCCTCGAGGAAGCGGGCCTCCCGCAGCACCTCCTGGGCGTCGGCGGGCGCGTCCTTCTTGCGCGGGTCGCGGAAGGACTTGATGGCGACGACTTGGCCGGTGGCACGGTGCCGCCTTTTGTCGACGACGCCGAACATGCCCTCGCCCAGGCAGGACTCGTGATCGTAGTCCCCGGTGGTTCCGGTGATGCGCCTCTTCTTGGCGCAGGTTGCTCCCGGCCGGTTGGCGTGGCCGTCGACGGCGGCGGCAGATCGCTTGGTGGCGGCCATCGGGTCGATCCGCGGGCTCAACAGAGCTTCCAGAGGCAGGGGAGCGGCGAAGCGCGCAGGATCTAAAATTCTAG
The Triticum dicoccoides isolate Atlit2015 ecotype Zavitan chromosome 3A, WEW_v2.0, whole genome shotgun sequence genome window above contains:
- the LOC119267530 gene encoding putative cyclin-dependent kinase F-2, which encodes MAATKRSAAAVDGHANRPGATCAKKRRITGTTGDYDHESCLGEGMFGVVDKRRHRATGQVVAIKSFRDPRKKDAPADAQEVLREARFLEACGGHPHIVGFRGVVRDYVTDELCLVMEYVQGQSLHRLLTERRGRGGLPEATVRGFMWQLLSAATEMHRRHVVHRDIKPANIIVGEGEGTLKLCDFGVALSMSEAPPYRPAGTGKYRAPEMLLGKRDYDALVDSWSLGCVMAETISGERLFDEDNSTCLLRRIFEVVGMQDDTTWPGFTSLPFADAVLPPQLPTVQRSRLRELFPEDTLSEEGFEVLSGLLACNPDKRLTAAAALKLPWFATMAADARPPASPPAVAAMTVSIKVEEVEVAPTALRRKKVTAKKYLSLFVTR